From Rubripirellula reticaptiva, the proteins below share one genomic window:
- a CDS encoding RNA polymerase sigma factor translates to MQRSGSLSSAASGVNRLFVFASLEYLLGLGAAVVSVEEVGRISETVVNASEGTLHRLEMSEQRELVGVALNRLKPHDRKILLLREFDCFDYRTIGQILGINVGTVRSRLSRARGRLKKELAFLIF, encoded by the coding sequence ATGCAACGCAGCGGCTCACTCTCCAGCGCTGCTAGCGGCGTGAATCGGTTGTTTGTGTTCGCATCCCTTGAGTATCTTCTTGGGTTGGGCGCTGCGGTGGTATCCGTCGAGGAGGTCGGCCGCATCAGCGAAACGGTCGTGAATGCTTCGGAGGGGACATTGCATCGATTGGAAATGTCCGAGCAGAGGGAGTTGGTTGGCGTGGCGCTGAATCGGCTGAAGCCTCACGATCGCAAGATTCTCTTGCTTCGCGAGTTCGATTGCTTTGACTACCGCACGATCGGCCAAATTCTGGGGATCAATGTCGGAACCGTCCGCAGTCGCTTGTCGCGAGCACGCGGTCGATTGAAGAAGGAACTGGCATTTCTGATTTTCTAG
- a CDS encoding M56 family metallopeptidase encodes METVFDWVAGFLANQSCQLIVVFAIAVVGAWLLKNQSAHWRYLLWLLVIGKCLTPSLISVPVGVLPASSDAVVSTLTIPSMVVDGSVASKPRAQSFQQTSAATARTIASVVDTDVDTQVTAPVSLRLATVKPKTSINISAWLVLGWIVGTTVFLTVLFGKMFETQWRLRRLRVPAEEETQSFVASIAGAMSLWRAPKVYVVASSSQPFVFGWLRGDVYLPAGFKNIESVAQRRAILTHELAHVGRWDLAINLVQMFIQAIFFFHPAVWWANRKVREEREKCCDEFVLSDSKTSPKLYCEAIVQLLDLERNFDAFQSVLAVGGSTKNIEDRICTMLSGTRKFRRRPSLAALVVLGTIAAIALPSTIVVTNTTAVAAMPQEATSESPADSPETTTDPKVDWDKGQTMEFRVIHSETKEPIPDVDLELQYMGKGIDFNDVKVQTTDAEGKSIITLPDLPIKSMRVYPSKPGFVPLRVYWESEPTPVLPKTISIPLDPGNTIGGTIVDEDGKPVAGARVSMHYWEESTGKALGDSPHVRVNICDSNYNCKGIATSDKDGRWKLDILPKEIDKDRFHLYFQHPSFISDHSVRGLTSRSIYEAPPLQKLFDSSAVVTMKKGRLVQGIITNEDGRPVPSAKIFAFLHDHRIDEPIATTEGDGKFKFSAQAVEVVGDQAWSARSTEAENFLVEAKGYAPELFGLQDGPLFIKLKPGKTLRGRVVDELGKPLEKATVWAQNWRGKRGRLRVEAKTNADGRFVVEDLPADVVDYDVGKQGKMSIDETPMIAGEKEYTLTLTPPLTVKVNVTDAETRMPIKDLTYMMGFEYDDGRAPDWQLYPKPRVLTGTFEKVFSQTGFPQRIRVEADGYEPGISRTIEAKRDDKKHTLSINLKLKKGNPVTGSVNGVDGKPLANAKVILARTRINVSKRDEQVYDGENPVTTTDGEGKFQFPPETEKFSVVVIHKNGIGMVTEKDLVPDTPIQIEPWDDKNEQMQIIRLPAEMQHSDFPKYDPFEERRKREKAKQEASPASDVPAF; translated from the coding sequence ATGGAAACTGTCTTTGATTGGGTTGCCGGATTTCTTGCCAATCAGAGTTGTCAGTTGATCGTTGTATTTGCGATCGCGGTGGTTGGCGCATGGTTGCTAAAAAATCAAAGCGCTCATTGGCGTTACCTGCTGTGGCTGCTGGTGATCGGCAAATGTTTGACTCCATCGCTGATCAGTGTTCCGGTGGGGGTATTGCCCGCGAGTTCGGATGCCGTTGTTTCAACGCTGACCATCCCGAGCATGGTTGTTGACGGAAGTGTTGCATCGAAACCAAGGGCGCAGAGTTTCCAACAAACTTCCGCTGCGACAGCACGCACAATTGCCTCCGTCGTTGACACGGATGTCGACACACAGGTCACCGCGCCGGTCTCGCTGCGCTTGGCGACTGTTAAGCCGAAAACAAGCATTAACATTTCGGCGTGGCTAGTCCTTGGTTGGATCGTGGGTACGACGGTTTTCTTGACGGTATTGTTCGGCAAGATGTTTGAGACTCAGTGGCGATTGAGACGTCTGCGTGTTCCAGCGGAAGAAGAAACGCAATCGTTCGTTGCCTCAATCGCCGGTGCAATGTCACTTTGGCGAGCGCCTAAAGTCTACGTCGTTGCATCAAGCTCACAGCCATTCGTGTTTGGCTGGTTGCGAGGTGATGTCTATCTGCCGGCCGGCTTTAAGAATATCGAATCAGTCGCGCAGCGCCGGGCAATCTTGACTCACGAGTTAGCCCATGTTGGCAGATGGGATTTGGCGATCAATCTGGTTCAGATGTTCATTCAGGCCATTTTTTTCTTTCACCCAGCAGTCTGGTGGGCCAATCGAAAAGTTCGAGAAGAGCGGGAGAAATGTTGCGACGAATTCGTTTTATCGGACTCAAAGACTTCGCCAAAATTGTACTGTGAAGCCATTGTGCAATTGCTGGATCTCGAAAGAAACTTCGATGCGTTTCAGTCCGTGCTGGCGGTCGGCGGTTCGACGAAAAACATTGAGGATCGGATTTGCACGATGCTGTCTGGGACTCGCAAGTTCCGTCGGCGACCCTCGCTTGCAGCGCTCGTCGTCCTGGGAACCATCGCAGCGATTGCTTTGCCGTCTACGATCGTTGTCACGAATACCACTGCGGTCGCCGCGATGCCACAAGAAGCAACGAGTGAATCACCAGCAGATTCGCCAGAAACGACGACGGATCCGAAAGTCGACTGGGACAAAGGGCAGACGATGGAGTTTCGAGTGATCCACTCTGAAACGAAAGAGCCGATTCCTGATGTCGATCTGGAACTGCAGTACATGGGGAAAGGAATCGACTTTAACGATGTCAAAGTGCAAACGACCGATGCCGAGGGTAAGTCGATCATCACATTGCCAGACTTGCCAATCAAATCGATGCGAGTCTATCCAAGTAAGCCTGGCTTTGTGCCGCTGCGAGTTTACTGGGAATCTGAACCGACTCCCGTACTGCCAAAAACAATTTCGATTCCACTGGACCCCGGAAACACGATCGGCGGAACGATCGTGGACGAGGATGGTAAGCCCGTTGCCGGTGCTCGGGTCTCGATGCACTATTGGGAAGAAAGCACGGGTAAAGCACTTGGCGACAGCCCACATGTCCGGGTCAATATTTGTGATTCCAATTACAACTGCAAAGGGATCGCGACCAGTGACAAGGATGGTCGATGGAAGCTGGATATCTTGCCAAAGGAAATCGACAAGGACAGGTTTCACCTTTACTTTCAACATCCCAGCTTCATCAGTGACCACTCGGTTCGTGGATTGACTTCGAGGTCAATCTACGAAGCTCCCCCTTTGCAGAAACTGTTTGACTCGTCCGCTGTGGTGACGATGAAGAAAGGGAGACTTGTTCAGGGCATCATCACCAACGAAGACGGTCGGCCGGTTCCATCGGCAAAGATATTTGCCTTCCTTCACGATCACCGCATTGATGAACCGATTGCGACGACTGAAGGAGACGGCAAGTTCAAGTTCTCGGCTCAGGCGGTCGAAGTCGTTGGCGACCAAGCGTGGTCTGCCCGTTCGACTGAGGCGGAAAATTTCCTGGTCGAAGCAAAAGGTTATGCACCGGAACTATTTGGGCTCCAAGACGGCCCGCTGTTCATCAAATTAAAACCTGGAAAAACTCTTCGCGGTCGCGTCGTCGATGAACTCGGCAAGCCGTTAGAGAAGGCGACCGTTTGGGCTCAGAATTGGCGAGGCAAACGAGGCCGACTTCGTGTCGAGGCAAAAACTAACGCGGACGGAAGATTCGTGGTGGAGGACCTGCCTGCGGATGTCGTCGATTATGACGTCGGAAAACAGGGAAAGATGAGCATCGACGAAACCCCGATGATTGCCGGCGAGAAAGAGTACACACTGACGCTGACGCCGCCACTTACCGTCAAGGTAAACGTCACTGACGCCGAGACTAGAATGCCAATCAAGGATTTAACCTACATGATGGGGTTCGAGTACGACGATGGCAGGGCACCAGACTGGCAACTCTATCCGAAACCACGCGTATTAACCGGGACGTTCGAAAAAGTATTCAGTCAGACGGGATTCCCGCAACGCATTCGGGTGGAAGCGGACGGGTACGAGCCCGGAATATCACGAACGATTGAAGCAAAGCGAGATGATAAAAAGCACACGCTGTCAATCAATCTAAAACTGAAAAAGGGGAACCCGGTGACGGGGTCAGTGAACGGCGTCGACGGGAAACCGTTAGCGAATGCCAAAGTGATCCTCGCGCGAACGCGTATCAACGTCAGCAAACGTGACGAGCAAGTCTATGACGGGGAAAACCCTGTAACGACCACAGATGGAGAGGGCAAGTTTCAGTTTCCACCCGAGACGGAGAAGTTTTCCGTCGTCGTCATTCACAAAAACGGCATTGGAATGGTCACCGAAAAGGATTTGGTTCCGGATACGCCGATTCAGATCGAGCCATGGGATGACAAGAATGAACAAATGCAGATCATTCGTTTGCCAGCTGAAATGCAGCACAGCGACTTTCCAAAATATGACCCGTTCGAAGAAAGACGGAAACGGGAAAAAGCCAAACAGGAAGCTTCCCCGGCCAGCGACGTGCCGGCTTTCTGA
- a CDS encoding thioredoxin domain-containing protein, giving the protein MSTIHVTDANFDAVVPHSSAPVLVNFWASWCGPCRMMGPGPILFGSPCALN; this is encoded by the coding sequence ATGTCCACGATTCACGTGACTGATGCCAATTTTGATGCCGTTGTGCCCCATTCCTCCGCCCCCGTCTTGGTCAACTTCTGGGCTTCCTGGTGCGGTCCTTGTCGCATGATGGGTCCTGGCCCAATACTGTTCGGCTCACCATGTGCTCTGAACTGA
- a CDS encoding adenylate/guanylate cyclase domain-containing protein, giving the protein MPSDATRSTRRCPAVWLLAIIGLSFGSIAASLFYAGGQWVRNAMLSASDFLMISDTGPQFGMRSDPTDIVLIHYGRASAERLGTKPTVETDRKLLAELLDAGVNAIADPRLIASLLPEDFEPVARPTLEMMRDLEGGRGRIVREIMLGSMVDYETVRGFDDFIRHESISMRSPADSERHSRMCPIADHDLFVMRETMAVWLMRRYENLDILIDDGVEDAISQCGMAGVWRDFFPQMENLLSECDFEPPISDYKIGDRMVSWFSYEGQWPQVAPFAFWIDHTQHVEAFQRLDYGDVAEGDFDAELVRGKLVVIGMDPDFVRTDQRFRVPGQREQVGNSVMLALATQTLINGRFMREMPLWMYMVIAIVFSCVTAILVGRFPPLAALVGGVAILVVYFGIAILAYRSNWFSDMAITSVTIALAGIAAGVTRYGYEIRWRNRMTDLFGRYVPRAVVSDLISKRSLQAISVGGTRRDVTVMFADIRGFTRFTEGNEPEAVLDRLNEFLGIMVNCTFEQDGTVDKFIGDAILVLFNAPTDQPDHALRAIKAAWAIQSRLADFLKAQDSKSAASTSRLSIGIGIHTGVAIVGTVGTPQRLEYTAIGSTVNTASRLCDKAAGGTVVVSREVVDAIGNAFRFRENEPMEVKGIDRPLMTATVIGPAETNDSPA; this is encoded by the coding sequence ATGCCGTCAGATGCCACACGATCGACTCGGCGGTGTCCGGCGGTTTGGCTGCTCGCAATCATCGGCTTGTCGTTCGGTTCGATCGCCGCGTCGCTTTTCTACGCCGGCGGCCAGTGGGTTCGCAACGCTATGCTTTCGGCGTCGGACTTCTTGATGATTTCCGACACCGGGCCGCAGTTCGGAATGCGTTCCGATCCCACCGACATCGTGCTGATTCACTATGGACGTGCCAGCGCGGAGCGGTTGGGGACCAAGCCGACCGTGGAAACCGACCGCAAGTTGCTTGCGGAGTTGCTTGACGCCGGCGTGAACGCGATCGCCGACCCGCGACTGATCGCGTCCTTGTTGCCCGAAGATTTTGAACCGGTCGCGCGACCGACGCTGGAGATGATGCGCGACCTGGAAGGCGGACGCGGTCGCATCGTTCGCGAAATCATGCTCGGCAGCATGGTCGACTACGAAACCGTTCGCGGCTTCGACGACTTCATCCGGCACGAATCGATCAGCATGCGATCGCCGGCGGACTCGGAACGACACAGCCGCATGTGTCCGATCGCGGACCACGACTTGTTTGTGATGCGTGAGACGATGGCGGTTTGGTTGATGCGAAGGTACGAGAATCTGGACATTTTGATCGATGACGGCGTTGAGGATGCGATCAGCCAGTGCGGCATGGCGGGCGTCTGGCGAGACTTCTTTCCGCAAATGGAGAACCTGTTGTCGGAGTGCGATTTTGAGCCACCGATCTCGGACTACAAAATCGGCGATCGGATGGTCAGTTGGTTTTCGTACGAAGGTCAGTGGCCGCAGGTCGCGCCGTTCGCGTTTTGGATCGACCACACGCAGCATGTCGAAGCATTCCAGCGGTTGGACTACGGCGATGTCGCGGAAGGCGACTTTGATGCCGAGCTTGTTCGCGGAAAACTGGTCGTGATCGGTATGGATCCGGATTTTGTTCGGACCGACCAACGTTTTCGTGTCCCCGGCCAGCGCGAGCAAGTCGGCAACTCGGTGATGCTAGCGCTCGCCACACAAACGCTGATTAACGGTCGATTCATGCGGGAGATGCCGCTTTGGATGTACATGGTCATTGCGATCGTATTTTCATGCGTAACCGCGATCCTGGTCGGACGGTTTCCACCACTAGCCGCGCTCGTCGGCGGCGTCGCGATTCTGGTTGTGTACTTTGGAATCGCGATTCTGGCTTACCGTTCCAATTGGTTTTCCGACATGGCGATCACGTCGGTGACGATTGCACTGGCGGGCATCGCCGCCGGGGTGACTCGTTACGGTTATGAAATTCGGTGGCGAAATCGCATGACGGATTTGTTCGGTCGCTACGTGCCCCGCGCGGTCGTCAGCGACTTGATTTCGAAGCGTTCGCTGCAAGCGATCTCGGTCGGCGGCACTCGACGGGATGTCACCGTGATGTTCGCGGACATCCGTGGCTTCACCCGGTTCACCGAGGGCAACGAACCCGAGGCAGTCTTGGATCGATTGAATGAGTTTCTGGGCATCATGGTCAATTGCACTTTTGAACAAGACGGAACGGTCGATAAGTTTATCGGAGACGCGATCCTGGTCCTGTTCAACGCTCCGACGGATCAACCCGATCACGCCCTTCGCGCGATCAAGGCGGCGTGGGCGATCCAGTCGCGGCTGGCCGATTTTTTGAAAGCCCAGGATTCCAAATCGGCCGCGTCAACCAGTAGATTGTCGATCGGCATCGGCATTCACACCGGGGTCGCAATCGTGGGAACCGTCGGCACCCCGCAGCGGTTGGAGTACACCGCGATCGGCAGCACTGTGAACACGGCGTCACGTTTGTGTGACAAAGCCGCCGGCGGAACGGTGGTGGTTTCCAGAGAAGTCGTCGACGCGATCGGCAATGCGTTTCGATTTCGCGAAAATGAACCGATGGAAGTCAAAGGCATCGATCGACCTTTGATGACGGCAACCGTGATCGGCCCGGCCGAGACGAATGACTCGCCGGCTTAA